In the genome of Desulfovermiculus halophilus DSM 18834, the window CCAAAAAGAGTGCCGCAGATCCACGACAAGAACGGTCAGATTGTCCGTACCTTGCCGGATGTCCAGGACCTCGTGTCTGAGTCGTTCCACGGCCTCATCTGCGTCTGCGGCACCCTGGACTACTTCGGCCACGTCCTGGTTGCTCATAAAGTCGAACAGCCCGTCGCAGGCCGCGATCAGCCACTCATCCTCCGGGGTCCGGGCAACGGACTGCACAAACGGGCTGAAGGTCACACCCGCCTCATGAAACCCGGCATCGCCAAGAGACCGGGTCGGTTCAAGGCCGGAGAGGCCGTGCATGACATATCTTCCCTCGATGATTCCTCCCGCCTCAAGGATCCGGCGGCGCTCATCGGGATCGTCCACCCTGTGATCGCGGGTCAGCTGCCGTGGGGTTGTGTCTTGAATCAGCACAACCCGGGCGTCGCCCACATTGGCTGCCGCCAGCTCCTTGTCCTGAAGCAAAAAAGCGGCCGCGGTTGATCCGGAGGGTTCGGTCAGCAAGTCCTGCCCCAGGTGTTCCAGGGTGAAGACCAGGGCGTTCCCCCCGTCCTGTCCGGAATCCAGGGTCTGGTGGACCAGCTGCGGAAAACGGCCCGCGGCGTACGCAGCTGCCCGGGATCCGCGGTGTCCGTCGAAGACAGCGCCCAGCACCCAGCCGAAAGCACCGAAGTCCGGGAGCAGGACATGGGCGTCTTCCATGCTCCGCCGTCGTCCCTGCTCCGAAATGGAGGCTGTTCTGGACATGATCCATGCCTCCTGGGTGATACGTTCAAGCTTAGACCGGTTCTTCGACGTAGCCTGTGGATTTTTGGAGTTTGC includes:
- a CDS encoding PP2C family serine/threonine-protein phosphatase — translated: MSRTASISEQGRRRSMEDAHVLLPDFGAFGWVLGAVFDGHRGSRAAAYAAGRFPQLVHQTLDSGQDGGNALVFTLEHLGQDLLTEPSGSTAAAFLLQDKELAAANVGDARVVLIQDTTPRQLTRDHRVDDPDERRRILEAGGIIEGRYVMHGLSGLEPTRSLGDAGFHEAGVTFSPFVQSVARTPEDEWLIAACDGLFDFMSNQDVAEVVQGAADADEAVERLRHEVLDIRQGTDNLTVLVVDLRHSFWTMSGRSLNAS